In Nitrospira defluvii, the genomic stretch CCGAAAGCCGGTCGCATCGGTCTGGCTTTCCTGCATGATGCACGTCGCGAACATTCATCGTTTGTACCCGCGTTCAACGCTCGGTACGAGTAACCGGCCAGTGCGAATTCCACTGGAATGACGTCGCGCCTTTATCTCGGGGCAATTCCTAGCCATGGCCCCTTTCTCCTTTAGGAACGCTCTCCAGACTGGCTATTGCGCCTGTACGTGAGCAGGATCCATCCAGAACAGCTCCCAAATGTGTCCATCCGGGTCTTCGAAACTCCGGACGAACATGAACCCATGGTCCTTAGGCTGGTAGGCCTCTTTGCCTCCGGCTTGGAGCGCCTTGTCCGCCATGGCATTCACCGTCGCCTTGCTATCGACGGCCAGAGCGGTGAGCACTTCGGTGGTCTTGTGAGCATCGGCGATCTGCTTGTTCGTAAACTCCTTGACCTTGCCGTGAGTCAACAGCATCGCGAAGATATCCTCATTGATGACCATACAGGCCGCGGTCGCATCGGTGAACTGTGGGTTGAAAGAAAATCCGACCGTCCTGAAGAAGGACATGGACTTCTCCAGGTCCTTCACGGGTAGATTCACGAAAATCTTGCTGATCATACCGGCCTCCTGTTTTGAAACTCTCGCCCGCCGACATTCCGGCTAACGGCGCGCGTCAATCTGGTCACGCATCCGTTCTTCTTGCTGCCTGAGTTCGGGCGTGAACTCCGTTCCGAAATCCTCTGCTTCGAACAGCGGACGAATCTCGATGTCGGAATCCTCGCCGGGCATGGGATTGGGGCAGCGCTTCACCCATTCGATCGCTTCCTCCATTGAGCGGCATTGCCACAACCAGTATCCGGCCACGACCTCGTTCGTTTCGGCGAAGGGGCCGCTTGTCACGACTCGCTTGGAACCGGAGAATCGGACACGGGCGCCCCTGCTGCTCGGATGCAACCCTTCGCCCGCCAGCATGATACCGGCGTCGACCAACGCTTGATTGTATTGCATCATCGCGGTGAGCAATTCCTGGCTCGGCATCAACCCTGCCTCGGAATTCCTTGTCGCCTTGACCAGAATCATAAATTTCATCACTGGCCTCCTTCTCTGTCTCAAGTCTTCCTATGCCTGGGATTTTTAAACCAGGGCCTCACCTCCCCTGACCAACGAGATACGGAGCAACGATGCAGGCTGTTCAAACGGCTGCTCAGCAGGTCCACGGCGAGCCATGCCAATGAGCCGTACCCTCTGGGTACGTCGGAACGTCGCGACTGAGAACAGGGCTGACAGCCATGTTCAACAACCTGCTATCCCCCCGCCATCGCGCCGACAATCAGCAACGCCTCGTTGCCCGTGGCAACAGCCTCAGGTAACAACGCGTCAGCCGGCTCGTGCGAAAAGTCTTCTTCGCAGGCGAAGAATCGAATGAACGGCCGTCGGCGCTTGCTGGCATGGTCACGAATTGTGCCCCGCAGCACAGGATACCGCGCCTCCAGCGCATCAAGCACGGCACCCTGCGTCACTGGCCCAACCACCTCCAGCGACACTTCACCGTCAACCTTGGCCAGCGTTCGCAAATGTTGCGGCAAGATCACGCGTACCATTGGTCGCCTCCAGACGTCGTTCGTGTCTCGTAACGCGTCGCTCGCACGAATAGCGAACAGCTTTCAGCGATCAGCCATCAGCGTTCCGTGCTATACGCGATCGGCTATAAGCTCTTACTCCTCGCTGGCCATTTGCCATCAGCCATTCGCGCTCCTCTGCTGCGTATCTCGTAACGTGTCGCTTGCGGTCACGTCGTTCGTGAAGCATCGTTCGTATCTCGCAAATAGAAAGCTGCGAGGGGGTTTTCTTCACGCTTCACGACAACACCTGTACCTCTACGGAGAGGACCCCCGGCAAATTGCTCACAATCGCCGTCCAGCTGTCGCCCCCGTCGGCCGACGCATAGACTTGCCCACCGGTCGTACCGAAATAAATCCCGCAGGGATCGCAGATATCGACCGCCATGGCATCTCGCAAAATGTTCACGTAGCAATGTTCCTGGGGCAACCCCTTGGTCAGCGCTTCCCATTCGTGTCCTCCGGTCCGACTGCGATAGACCCGCAGCTTCCCGTCCGGCGGATAATGTTCGGAGTCGCTCTTGATCGGCACGACGTAGATCGTCTCCGGTTCGTGCGCATGGACCGTGATGGGAAAGCCGAAATCGGTCGGTAGATTGCCGCTGATCTCATGCCAGGAGTCGCCACCGTCATCGCTCCGCATGACATCCCAATGTTTCTGCATGAATAACACGTTGGGGCGAGAAGGGTGCATGGTGATGCGGTGCACGCAATGGCCGACCTCCGCATCCGGATCCGGCAACTCGTATTGGGACAACAACCCCTTATTCGTGGGCCGCCAGGTCTGGCCCCCATCCTCAGTCCGAAATGTGCCGGCTGCCGAGATGGCCACGAACATGCGGTTCGGTTGCCGCTGATCCAGCAGGACCGTGTGAAGACACATGCCACCGGCGCCTGGTTGCCACAGTTTCCCCTTTGCGCTACGTAATCCTGCTAGCTCCTTCCAGGTCCGTCCGCCGTCCGTCGATTTGAACAGGGCCGCGTCCTCGACACCGGCAAACACCGTGTCCGGTTCCGTCGGCGAGGGCTCCAAATGCCAGACGCGTTTGAATTCCCAGGGACGTTGCGTGCCGTCGTAATGCTGGTGGGTCGTCAACGGCTTGCCGGTTTCCGCGGACTGGTCGTAGAGAAACATGTTGCTCTCGCCCTTCGGCATGCCGTCCGGCCCCACGAGATCTTCCGGCTTCGTACCGGGAGGGTTCCAGGTCTTCCCTCCGTCATCTGATCGCTGGATCACCTGCCCGAACCAGCTGCTCGTCTGCGAGGCGTACAGCCGATTGGGATCGGCAGGCGAGCCGGTCAGGTGATAGATTTCCCATCCGCCCCACAATGGCCCCTGCACTTCCCACTGCGTTCGGGACCCATCCGATGACAAGATGAACCCGCCCTTCTTCGTCCCCACCAAGACTCGTACTCGACTCATATCTGACTCCTTCCTCTACGAACTCGTACCTCGCGTGAGGCGGTAAGCGAGCAGTTCTTCACGCTTCCCGTCTTATGGCAACCCCTCCACCTCCCGCACCGGCCGGACTTCGACCGTCCCGATGGTGGCTCCAGGCACCCGGGCGGCGATGGCCACCGCTTCCTCGCGATCCTTCGCGTCAATCAAGAAGTACCCCGCCATCTGTTCTCGTGTTTCGATGAACGGCCCGTCCGTGACGATGGGCTTGCCGTCTCGCACCCTGACTAAGGTTGCGCTTGCCGCCGGGTGGACCGGAGAAGCATGAACGTACTGGCCCTGTGTATCCAACTGATGACAGAGGCCGATGGAGTCGGACAGTAGCGAACGTTTCTTTTCCTCGCTGAATGTCTCAAACGCCGTTTCATCGTGATGCACCAACAGGATGAATTTCATCGTAAGCTCCATGTGTCGTGAGGCCGACCAGTGATTAGGCGCAACCGCCTTCTTTGATAGGCCGGACTTCGATGCTGCCGTACCGCGCGCCGGGAAACTTCGCCGCCACACGCAACGCATCGTTCAGGTCTCGAACATCGATCAACAGATAACCGGCCAATTGTTCCTTTGTTTCGGCGAAGGGCCCGTCGGTGGTCGTCACCTTCCCGTTGCGGACCCGAACCGTCGTGGCCATTTCCACCGGATGCAATGGCGAGGCAGACAACATCTCACCCTGCTTAGTCAGAGCCTCGCAATAGGCCATCGACTCGTCGGACAACGCGACGCGCTCGGCCTGCGGCATCGCGTGCAGGTGCTTTTCTTCCATGTAGACCAAACAGAGGTATTTCATCCTATCCTCCCTCTTCCGGATAACACCTGGAGACCGTCCTAGGTGTTACGTTGCAGCGGCTCCCACAGCCCAAACACATTGCCTTCCATGTCCCCGCAAATGGCGAAGGAGCCCATGCCCGGCACCTCAGTCTTCGGTTTGCACATCGAGCCGCCGAGTAGCTGCGCCTTCGCCTCCGCCCAACCGGCCGACCGACTGACTGACTGATCGAAAGGACCGCCACATAATCGGTGATGCCCTACCCCGGGTACATGCGTCGCCGGCATCGTGCCCGTCTTGGCCGTTTGCGAGCGTGTCATCTTCGCCATGGCATCCTCCCCCTCCGATAGTCGACTCGTGATTCCCCTGAGCCCGCTCGCCCGGTTCACAAGATAGTCGTCGACTTCGTCCAAAATCGACAAGGCTCGATTATTTTTCGATACACCACCTGATTCCTCGATTGTTCAACTGGTTAGGCAAGCGATCGCCTGCTTAGGAGCCCTGGCCAGAGACTTCCAGCAGCCGGCGCTCAAGAAATCGCCGTTCTGGCTCCTGCTGGGTGAGGCTGAGCGCCTGCTTATATGCACGAATCGCTTCTTCGGTCCGTCCCAACCGGCGACAGAGGTCCGCGTGCGCCGCATGGGCCAGGTGATAGGTCTTCAGCTCCCCCCTCGCAAACAGATCATCGATCAACCTCAGCCCCGCTTCCGGTCCATGAAGCATCGCAACGGCGACCGCACGATTCAGTTCCACCACCGGCGATGGTTCAGCTTTGAGCAGCAAATCGTAGAGATCGACGATGCGGCACCAGTCGGTCGCAGCCGCGCTGGCCGCCTGCGCATGGATAGAGGCGATCGCCGATTGAATCGCATAGGGGCCGACCTCCCCCATCGAGAAAGCCCGCTGCACGAGTGCCGCCCCCTCCGTGATGTAATCCCTGTTCCAACGTGTTCGATCCTGATCTTCGAGCAGAATCACGTCACCGGATTCCGAGACGCGCGCGTCGCGCCGCGAATCCTGCAACAGCAGGAGCGCCAGCAATCCGATCGTTTCCGGGTCTGGGAGGAGTTGCACGAGGACACGAGCGAGACGAATGGCTTCTCCGGACAGATCATGGCGGGTGACGGCGTCCCCGGACGAGGCGGAATAGCCTTCGTTGAACACGAGGTAGACGACGCGCAGGACCGCGTCCACTCGCCCGGGCAACTCCTCTTGTGGCGGCACTTCATAGGGGATGTGGGCATCACGAATCTTGGCCTTGGCCCGGACAATTCGTTGCGCGATGGTCGCCGGTTTGGTCAAAAATGCCCGCGCGATTTCTTCGGTCGTCAGCCCGCAGACTTCCCGCATGGTCATGGCGATCTGCGCCTCCGGCGTCAGGGCGGGATGGCAGCAGGTAAAGATCAGCCGCAGCCGGTCGTCCTCCACCGATTGTCCGTCGAACAACTCGGCATCGAGGCTGACCGAAGCGGTTTCAAGTTGACGGGCGAGTTCTTCCAGGGATGCGTCGAAGCGAGCGCGGCGGCGCATGCCATCAATGGCTTTAAAGCGGCCGGTGGACACGAGCCAGGCCCGTGGATTCGCGGGAATCCCCTCCCGCTCCCACTGCTCCACAGCCACAGTAAAGGCTTCGTGCAGCGCTTCTTCCGCCGCGTCGAAATCGCCGAGCAGACGGATCAGCGTGGCGAGGACCTGCCGCGACTGGGTCCGGTACAGCTCCTCGACCACCGCACGGAGAGATGTGGGTGACTCCTCGCTCATGACAAGGCCCCTCGCGGACAGGTACAGCCGGGTCCCTGCCCGCAGTCACGGGATTCGCCTCATGTCCGGCCGAGTTGGGCCTTCGCTGCCTGGCTCATCATGTCCGGCTTCCAAGGTGGGTCCCATACCAGATCGACGTCGACCGAGCGCGCCTCAGACAACTCGCGCAAGATCGCCGAATGCACCATCTCCATCAATAGCTCTTCCATCGGGCAGGCAGGGGTGGTCATCGTCATGGTGACATGCACCTGACCATCACGCACCTCGCTGCCATAGACCAACCCCAGGTCGACAATGTTGATCCCCAACTCGGGATCCACCACTTGACGCAGGGCCTCCGTCACCCGAGGGTCTGCTCCTGTTCCGTACTTCTCTGTGGTCATCCAACGCTCCCTTGTGCTGGGCACGACACCATTTTCACCATCTTTCACCATCGTCCGCATCAGGTCGGCGCGCGAGTCGTGGTACCGGGCCGCTCCGGCAGGCTCCCCAACGCCGTGACCGTATTCGCAAGAAACAGCACCAGCGTGACGGCATTCAGCAACCCGCCGATCTGACGTCCCGCACCCCACCCGGCCGCGTCACCGGCCAGCCGCATCAGCAACGTCGTGTGCAACAGCACCACATGCGCATAAAACAACGGACGATACGCCATCCGCGCGCCGAGCACCGACGGAAAGATGATCGGCGCATGGGCAAAGATCATCGCGAACACGAAGCCCAGAAAAAACGCGTGCAAGATGACGTCGTACTGTGGGCCCACCGGCACACCGCCATAGATCAAGGCCGCCAACCCGCTTATGCCTAACCAGGCGTAGCCACTGAGCAGGCAGACGGCGATGAAGCGCGTCAGCCCGGTTTGCCGGACCGTTCTCCTGGCAATGTCATGACGACCTAACCACAGGGCCAGGCCGATAAACCCCGCACCGGCCAGACGAACCCCGGCGTCGAACGACCCTTCCAACAGGAGCAGCCCACTCAGAAGAAGTCCCACCAGGAACAGAAACACCGCCTGAGCCCCTCTCGGCACCTGCTGCAACCGGGCCAGCTCCAACCGTTCACCGGCAATGGTGATGAGTAGAAAGGCCGCCCACCAGAAGACGACCAGAAAGACGGGCCGACCGAGAAACCAGAGCAGATTGCCTAACAGCCACACGACGGCACCAACGCCCATCGTCGATGTGTACAGTGCCGGATGCCGACGGATGATGGCCGCGAAGATCACAACCAGACCTGCACTGCCGCCCAGCATCAACAGTTGTGCCGCGACCAGTGGACCGCCTGCGACCAAGACCAGAGCGCCAAGACCAGTGAGTAGCGGCGCCGCATAGGCCCAAGGTTGGCCGAGAGCCACCGCGCGCTCCAGACTGATCAATGTCCCGAGAAAGCCTGAGACCATCAGCGGCCCATGCAAAGACGAGAAGTCCGGACGAGGGAGCGGAACATTCCAGCCGAGACGGGCGAGTCCGGCCCAGACCCCCGTCAGCAAGGCCATCATGCCGAGTGCGAGCAGCGGGAGCCGTCGCGGGTGGCGGATCGTCATCGTGTCGGCCCCTTCCGCACTGTCATCGTGGCTCAATCACGTCAAGCGCAGCGATCGGTTCCAGGCGATACCCCGCCCGAGCCAACGCACCCTCTAGGGTTTTCCTCACCGCCGGGCTGTCGGAATGCCGCATGACGATCGGAAGCGGCGCGGCCTGCAGGGCAGCCAGCAGCGGTTCCATCTCTGCAGTCGGCAACTGGTCGCAGAGGGAGTAGAGTCCCTCGGGACCTTCTTCCAATCGATTGTGGTCCGAGAGGATCCGGCGAATCGTCGCCAGGATCTGAGGCGTCGGGGTGGGCATGAGCAAAGTCGCCAGCGCACCATGGTCGAGCCGTAGCTTTGCCGCCACCGGCAACGGGGCCCCGCCACGCCAGCGCTGCACCGCAGGCAACAACAGCTTTTCTTCCATGCCGATGTGCCTGAGCAGTCCTGCGCGAAATTGATCGTAGGTTGTCTGATCAATCTGATCGGCAGTGGCTGCCGACGAGCACAACAGCCCGTCCAGTCGTCGGTGATCCTCTGCCAGCAAGGTCGTGATGGGTCCCGGCCGTTCCTTGTCTGCCTCTGCCATCCCTTGGCTTCCGTCGTACGCTCGACTCGCTGGTCTCATGACCGGTTCGCTCGCCCCTTCATCAGCGACAGACCCTACTGCCTGATGGGCAGACTGTCAACGTTCCAGACGGGGAAGCGAGAAGGATGATCCAACGAGGCGAAAGGCTGGGAGGAGGCAGCCGGACCAACGAGCCGGTCATCCACGACCAGGTGGTACCGCACCGGTCGCTGGGACTGCTGGTCCTCGCGTTCTCGGCGCCTGTCCCGGCTGCTGTTGCGCCATGTCCAGCGGTGACCATCCGCCACCCAGCGCTTTGTAGAGTTGAACCACGGACACCAGTTGCAACCGGTGGGTGCCGGTCAGAGCCAGTTCCGCCTCAAACAAATTGCGTTGCGCAACCAGCACATCAAGGTAATTGGCCAGCCCGCCCTTGTAGCGAAGATTCGCCAGCCGCAAGGCCGACCGTAAGGCGTCGACCTGTTGCGCCTGCGCGTCCCGCTGTTCCCGCGCCGTACGCACCGCGACCAGGGCATCCTCCACTTCACGAAACGCGACCAGCACCGCCTGTTCGTATCGCGCCAGCACCTCCCGGCTCTGGGCCTCGGCTGCATCCTGCTGAAAGCCAAGAATTTGCGCATTCAGCAACGGCCCCGCCACACCCGGCCCGACGACTCCGAACGCCGTCTCGTTGGCAACCAGTCGTGACAATTGCGGACTGGCCACACCAAGAATGCCCGTGATACTCAGCTTCGGAAATCGATCCGCCTTGGCCACACCGATCCTTGCCGTGGCCGCAGCCAACTCCTGTTCGGCCTGTACCAGGTCCGGTCGGCGCTGGAGTAATTCCGATGGAAGCCCCGCAGGGACTTCCGGCGGCAACACCTGCTCCGTCAGGGAACGTCCCCGCGCCACCTGCCCCGGCGGCCGCCCAAGCAAAAGGCTCAGCTGGTTCTCCTTCTGTACCATCTGTCTGGTCAACTCCGCCGCCCGAGCCGCAGCGTTGGCCCGTTCCGCCTCGAATTGATCCGCGTCGATGCGCGAAATCATGCCCTGCCGCAATCGGGCCTCGGCAATCCGGACCGATTCCTCCCAGGACTTCAGCGTGCGTTGTGCGACGCCGAGCTGCATATCGAACTGCAGCAACTCAAAATAGGCCTCCGCCACACCACTCACGAGTTGCAGCACCACCGCGCGCCGGGCTTCTTCCCTGGCTAACAGGTCTCCCCTCGCGGCTTCATTCGAGCGGCGAACCCGTCCCCAGATATCCATCTCCCAGGACAAATTTCCCTGCAGATAGTAGTTGAATGGATTGGGGAACCCTGGAAATAGAAAGTTCGCCTTGCGACCGAAGGAGGGCGCATTGGCCGTGACATCGGCCTTCGGGGCAAAATCCATTTTTGAAATGAACAGGCGCGATTGGAATTCCTCGACGGACGCCACCGCCCGCTGCAGGTCCTTGTTCTCCGCGAGTGCGATGCGAATGAGGCGGCGCAGTTCCTCATCCTGCAACAGGTCCCACCAGGGAAGATTGGCGAAGGACTCCGTTTCCTGAGCCGAGACCGCCATTCGAAAACCGTTCGGCACCTGCAGGTCCGGACGTGAGTAGTCGGGGCCGACCGCACAGCCGGTCAACACAACGAGCCCGATGATGAAGGCGACAATACGCATGATCTACCAATCCTATGCGGGATCACACTGGCCGGACGCCCCGACCGGTCCCGTCCCGGTGATTTCACCCACGATGTGCCTGGTGCAGCAGCCATGGGCGATCAAGGCCGCGCCTTCCCGCCACATCCTGGCCAACAGGGCCTTGCCCTCCTCCGAAATGAACGTGATGCCGACCAATTCCACGACGGGGGCGAACATCCCGGATTGCCGCACGGTTTGCCACACCCGTTCCAGTTCCGTCACCCAAGGCCCGCTCAAACTTCCCTCCAGGGTCAGACGAGCGGAATCTCCTGTCTGCTCCGACGTAATCTTCAGCATGGTTCTCCATTCACCCCTTTGCACCGGCAAGCTGCAAGCTAGGCTCCTCCGCGGCTTCAAGCTCCTCCACCGGCTGATGTCGCGTCGCGATCAACGAATAGAACACCGGCACGACAAACAGCGTAAACAGCGTCCCGACCGTCATGCCTGTGACCAGGACCATCCCGATACTGTTCCGCGCCGCCGCACCTGGCCCCGACACCAACACCAACGGCAGATGGCCGAACACCGTCGCCGCCGAGGTCATCAACACCGGCCGCAGTCTCGTCATGGCCGCTTCACGCAATGCTGCCGTCTTGGACAGGCCGCGCGCTTGCAACGTGTTTGCGAATTCCACGATGAGAATGCCGTTCTTCGCGATCAACCCCACCAGCGTAATCAAGCCGACTTGCGAATAGATGTTGATCGTGGTCAGATCCAAAAAACTGAACACCAGCGCCCCGGAGATGGCCAACGGCACCGAGCCCAGCAGCACAATCAGCGGATCGCGAAAACTCTTGAACTGCGCGGCGAGCACCAGATAAATCAGCACGACTGCAAAGCCCAGCGTCACGATCAGCGCCGACCCCTCATGCCTGATCTGGCGCGATTCGCCGGCATAATCAAGCGTCGCGCGAGAACCGGCGGCGGCCGCGGCAGCTGTTTCCAGCACGCGCAACGCTTCGTCCTTCGTTACTCCCGGTTTCACGCCGCCGAAGATGCGAACTGCATTGCGTTGCTGAAAACGATTCAAGGTTCGTGGAGCCGTGCTGGTCTCAATGCGCGTAAACGTCGAGACCGGGACCAACTGCCCGCCGGGCGTCTTGATCTTCAAGTCAAGCAGCGGGTCGAGTGTCGCCCGATCCTTGTCGCCGATCTGCGGGATGACCTTGTAGCTCCGGTCATAGAAATTGAACCGGTTCACATAGGCGCCGCCGAGCAACGTGCCCAACTCCTGACCGACACGGGCCAGATCGAATCCTAAGTCGGCCAGCCGTTCCCGATCGATCACGACCCGAGCCTCGGGCAAATCGATCTTGAGGTCCGTATCGACGTAAAGGAATTTTCCGCTCTGCCAACCGGCCCCCAGCACGGCCCCTGTGGTTTCCAGCAACTGCTCGGCAGGCAACTGACTTTCCAGGATCAGTTCGACATCATACTGTCCTGGCGTCGGCAGCGGCGGATCGAGCCGCGGGAACACCCGCAGCCCGGGGATTTGCGACACGGCGCCATACACCTCGCCGTACATCAGCTCGGTTGAACGTGTCCGTTCGCGCCAATCTTTCGCCACCAATCCGCCGAACCCGCCCCAGGATGACGTCAGCGACCAGGTAAAGCGCGCCTCGGGAAACGCTCGAAGCGCCTCGATGACCTTCAAGGAATCCCGATTCGTGGCGGCCACCGTCGAATCCGGCGCCGCTTCGAGAAACAGGCTGATGTGACTCTGATCTTCCACCGGCGCCAACTCCTGCCGCGAGAACTGGTACAGCGGCCAGGCGGCCAGCATCACCAACAAGGCCGCGACGACGATCGTCCAACGCATCTCCAACGCACCGTCAAGCAAGCGACCGTACCCCGCGCGCGTGGCATCGAAGACCCGATTCACCAACTTGGTCAATCGCCCTTCCTTGCCTTCAGGATGGACAAAGTACGAACTCATCACCGGCGAAAGCGTGATCGCCACCACGCCGGACAGGACCACGGCGGCGGCCAGCGTCATCGCAAACTCCAAGAACAACGACCCGGTCAGGCCTCCTTGAAACCCGATCGGAGCGTAGACAGCGGCCAGCGTGATCGTCATGGCGATAATGGGGCCGACGAGCTCGCGCGACCCCAGCAACGCGGCCTGCATGCGGGACTTTCCTTCGCGCACGTGCCGCTCGACGTTCTCCACGACCACGATGGCATCGTCCACCACCAAGCCCACCGACAACACAATGGCGAGAATCGTCAACAGATTCAGGCTGAAGCCGAACGCATACATGAAGATCGCCGCGCCGACCAACGACACCGGCATGGCCACCAGCGGCACCAAGGCCGTCCGCACCGAACCCATGAACAGAAAGACCACCGTGGCCACGATCAGAATCGTTTCACCGAGCGTCTTGGTGATTTCCGCCAAGGCGCTCCGCATGAACATGGTGCCGTCCCACACCAACTGCATATCGATGTCCTTCGGCAGGGTGGGACGAATCCGGTCCATCTCCTCCCGCAGCCGGTGGGCGACCTCGATCTCATTCGAACCCACCAGTGGCCAGATGCCGAGATACACCCCTTCCGTGCGGTTGTACTTGGCGACCATCTCGGCTTCCTCAGCCCCGTTCTCCACTCGCGCGACATCTCTCAGCCGCACGATGGCCCCGCCGCGATCCGTGACGATGAGGTCTTCGAACTCTTCAGTACTCCGCAGATCCGTGTTTGCCAGGAGATTGACCTGCACGAGGTTGCCCTTCGTCCGACCGACGGCAGCCAGGTAGTTGTTCCGCCGCAACGCCGCTTGCACGTCGCCGGGCGAGAGGTTGTACGCCGCGAGACGGTCCGGATCGATCCAGACACGCATGGCGATCTGGCGCCCGCCTTCGATGGTCACGCGTTGCACACCGGTCAGGGTGGCGAATTGCGGCTGGAGCGACCGCAGCAGCCAGTCGGTCAAGGCCGGGACGGTGCGCTCCGGTGACGTGAAGCTCAGATAAAACGAGGCATAGGGACGATCCGCCCGTTGCACCTCGACCGCAGGTGGCTCCGCCTC encodes the following:
- a CDS encoding YciI family protein, giving the protein MKFILLVHHDETAFETFSEEKKRSLLSDSIGLCHQLDTQGQYVHASPVHPAASATLVRVRDGKPIVTDGPFIETREQMAGYFLIDAKDREEAVAIAARVPGATIGTVEVRPVREVEGLP
- a CDS encoding efflux transporter outer membrane subunit, producing MRIVAFIIGLVVLTGCAVGPDYSRPDLQVPNGFRMAVSAQETESFANLPWWDLLQDEELRRLIRIALAENKDLQRAVASVEEFQSRLFISKMDFAPKADVTANAPSFGRKANFLFPGFPNPFNYYLQGNLSWEMDIWGRVRRSNEAARGDLLAREEARRAVVLQLVSGVAEAYFELLQFDMQLGVAQRTLKSWEESVRIAEARLRQGMISRIDADQFEAERANAAARAAELTRQMVQKENQLSLLLGRPPGQVARGRSLTEQVLPPEVPAGLPSELLQRRPDLVQAEQELAAATARIGVAKADRFPKLSITGILGVASPQLSRLVANETAFGVVGPGVAGPLLNAQILGFQQDAAEAQSREVLARYEQAVLVAFREVEDALVAVRTAREQRDAQAQQVDALRSALRLANLRYKGGLANYLDVLVAQRNLFEAELALTGTHRLQLVSVVQLYKALGGGWSPLDMAQQQPGQAPRTRGPAVPATGAVPPGRG
- a CDS encoding YciI family protein, which translates into the protein MKYLCLVYMEEKHLHAMPQAERVALSDESMAYCEALTKQGEMLSASPLHPVEMATTVRVRNGKVTTTDGPFAETKEQLAGYLLIDVRDLNDALRVAAKFPGARYGSIEVRPIKEGGCA
- a CDS encoding YciI family protein translates to MKFMILVKATRNSEAGLMPSQELLTAMMQYNQALVDAGIMLAGEGLHPSSRGARVRFSGSKRVVTSGPFAETNEVVAGYWLWQCRSMEEAIEWVKRCPNPMPGEDSDIEIRPLFEAEDFGTEFTPELRQQEERMRDQIDARR
- a CDS encoding MoaD/ThiS family protein → MVRVILPQHLRTLAKVDGEVSLEVVGPVTQGAVLDALEARYPVLRGTIRDHASKRRRPFIRFFACEEDFSHEPADALLPEAVATGNEALLIVGAMAGG
- a CDS encoding RNA polymerase sigma factor; the protein is MSEESPTSLRAVVEELYRTQSRQVLATLIRLLGDFDAAEEALHEAFTVAVEQWEREGIPANPRAWLVSTGRFKAIDGMRRRARFDASLEELARQLETASVSLDAELFDGQSVEDDRLRLIFTCCHPALTPEAQIAMTMREVCGLTTEEIARAFLTKPATIAQRIVRAKAKIRDAHIPYEVPPQEELPGRVDAVLRVVYLVFNEGYSASSGDAVTRHDLSGEAIRLARVLVQLLPDPETIGLLALLLLQDSRRDARVSESGDVILLEDQDRTRWNRDYITEGAALVQRAFSMGEVGPYAIQSAIASIHAQAASAAATDWCRIVDLYDLLLKAEPSPVVELNRAVAVAMLHGPEAGLRLIDDLFARGELKTYHLAHAAHADLCRRLGRTEEAIRAYKQALSLTQQEPERRFLERRLLEVSGQGS
- a CDS encoding WD40/YVTN/BNR-like repeat-containing protein, with translation MSRVRVLVGTKKGGFILSSDGSRTQWEVQGPLWGGWEIYHLTGSPADPNRLYASQTSSWFGQVIQRSDDGGKTWNPPGTKPEDLVGPDGMPKGESNMFLYDQSAETGKPLTTHQHYDGTQRPWEFKRVWHLEPSPTEPDTVFAGVEDAALFKSTDGGRTWKELAGLRSAKGKLWQPGAGGMCLHTVLLDQRQPNRMFVAISAAGTFRTEDGGQTWRPTNKGLLSQYELPDPDAEVGHCVHRITMHPSRPNVLFMQKHWDVMRSDDGGDSWHEISGNLPTDFGFPITVHAHEPETIYVVPIKSDSEHYPPDGKLRVYRSRTGGHEWEALTKGLPQEHCYVNILRDAMAVDICDPCGIYFGTTGGQVYASADGGDSWTAIVSNLPGVLSVEVQVLS
- a CDS encoding hemerythrin domain-containing protein; amino-acid sequence: MAEADKERPGPITTLLAEDHRRLDGLLCSSAATADQIDQTTYDQFRAGLLRHIGMEEKLLLPAVQRWRGGAPLPVAAKLRLDHGALATLLMPTPTPQILATIRRILSDHNRLEEGPEGLYSLCDQLPTAEMEPLLAALQAAPLPIVMRHSDSPAVRKTLEGALARAGYRLEPIAALDVIEPR
- a CDS encoding VOC family protein, with protein sequence MISKIFVNLPVKDLEKSMSFFRTVGFSFNPQFTDATAACMVINEDIFAMLLTHGKVKEFTNKQIADAHKTTEVLTALAVDSKATVNAMADKALQAGGKEAYQPKDHGFMFVRSFEDPDGHIWELFWMDPAHVQAQ
- a CDS encoding metal-sulfur cluster assembly factor; its protein translation is MTTEKYGTGADPRVTEALRQVVDPELGINIVDLGLVYGSEVRDGQVHVTMTMTTPACPMEELLMEMVHSAILRELSEARSVDVDLVWDPPWKPDMMSQAAKAQLGRT